One genomic region from Terriglobus aquaticus encodes:
- a CDS encoding ABC transporter permease — protein MAALPWSTAARVAWRELRASRTKFLFVVLSVAVGVAALTGVRGFSASFRHTLLIRARSILAGDLGARMFQQPTPKQLALLDHAAAGLRRTTVTEMASMATAANSMDPLLVALKAIDPREYPYYGRVDLQPSMPLEQAVGNDSVAVGEDLLIRLRLHVGDSITLGDRTFRIAAVVESEPDRLSGAFAAGPRVLSSQQQLAETHLLATGSRASERFLFKLPSPDDRVVAKLKAAVEEALPEANVSDYRETNPAITVALDRATDILSLVSLVALVLGALGVAMAMRTHLLERLDSIAIMKSLGAQSSSVVRIYLLQTIFLGLLGGVVGVLLGVAVQVALPLLLGRMLGLSPELHIAGSAVLTGILTGLIITVLFTLPPLLDIRNVRPISILRRAVDAEPAPALQQLRQRLRANLVQVGAMVLILAGLATIAGVLSESRKAGLIFVVALVAVLLALIAAAALLLWILRRTLQRTRFSLPPAVRHGLANLYRPGNPSAALLAALGLGVMQVAIVFFLGQAFTHELKLSTRTDLPNVFLVDIADNELLGLQSLLKQQPEVRGTPEFVPVLSSRILSVDGVPAAQLKLKNFPQRMLQSITLTWSETLPEGTTVLQGKFWQPGETRAQLAIGERHAERLGVKLHSHIVFAAGSDADRPIDAEVSAIVRSDGQHAYSRAEFILPRAPLDGISEVWYGAVHSDPNQVGELQRALYAKYPTVTVINVAQAFEQLRKILVQVQLVVQFLAGFSIFAGLVILASAVAGTRYRRVREVVVLKTLGATRLRIGSIFTIEFAVLGLVAGLVGLLFANLSTRALLRQMDLGYHLNAAENLGMWILVALLTVATGWLASYRILGQKPLEVLREE, from the coding sequence ATGGCAGCGCTTCCTTGGTCCACGGCGGCGCGCGTCGCCTGGCGAGAGTTGCGAGCCTCGCGCACCAAATTCCTCTTCGTGGTTCTCAGCGTCGCTGTTGGCGTGGCGGCGCTTACAGGCGTGCGCGGCTTTTCCGCATCGTTTCGACATACTCTGCTGATCCGCGCTCGGTCGATTTTGGCAGGCGATTTGGGCGCAAGGATGTTTCAGCAGCCCACACCAAAGCAACTTGCATTGCTGGACCATGCCGCAGCCGGGCTTCGCCGCACCACCGTCACAGAGATGGCGTCCATGGCCACCGCCGCGAACTCGATGGATCCATTGCTGGTCGCGCTCAAGGCCATCGACCCCCGCGAATATCCCTACTATGGCCGGGTCGATCTGCAGCCGTCCATGCCCTTGGAACAGGCCGTCGGCAACGATTCGGTTGCGGTCGGTGAAGATCTGCTGATTCGCCTCCGCTTACATGTGGGCGACAGCATCACGCTCGGTGACCGCACCTTTCGCATTGCCGCCGTGGTCGAGAGCGAGCCGGATCGCTTGTCTGGTGCCTTTGCCGCAGGACCGCGGGTGCTCTCGAGCCAGCAGCAATTGGCGGAAACACACCTGCTGGCCACCGGTTCGCGTGCGAGCGAGCGATTCCTCTTCAAACTTCCATCACCCGACGATCGTGTCGTGGCAAAGCTCAAGGCTGCGGTCGAGGAAGCCCTGCCGGAAGCGAACGTCTCCGACTATCGGGAGACCAATCCGGCGATCACTGTTGCGCTGGATCGCGCGACAGACATCCTCTCCCTCGTCTCTCTGGTGGCACTGGTGCTGGGCGCGCTGGGCGTGGCGATGGCCATGCGCACCCATCTGCTGGAGCGGCTTGACTCCATCGCCATCATGAAGTCGCTGGGTGCCCAGAGCAGCAGCGTAGTTCGCATTTATCTTCTGCAAACCATCTTCCTGGGGCTGCTGGGCGGGGTTGTCGGCGTGCTGCTGGGCGTTGCGGTGCAGGTTGCGCTGCCGCTGCTGCTTGGCCGCATGTTGGGACTCTCGCCAGAGCTGCACATCGCGGGCAGCGCAGTGCTTACCGGCATCCTTACGGGGCTGATCATCACGGTCCTGTTTACGCTGCCGCCACTGCTCGACATCCGCAACGTTCGTCCCATATCTATCTTGCGGCGCGCCGTGGATGCGGAGCCCGCTCCGGCACTGCAACAGCTGCGTCAACGCCTGCGTGCCAACCTTGTACAGGTGGGCGCTATGGTGCTGATTTTGGCCGGTCTGGCCACCATTGCCGGTGTGCTTTCCGAGTCTCGCAAGGCTGGCCTGATCTTTGTGGTCGCTCTGGTCGCGGTATTGCTGGCTCTCATCGCTGCGGCAGCTTTGCTGCTTTGGATCCTGCGGCGCACCTTACAGCGCACGCGATTTTCGCTACCGCCTGCAGTGCGCCACGGGCTGGCGAATCTGTATCGTCCCGGCAATCCCTCAGCCGCTCTGTTGGCTGCGCTTGGCTTGGGTGTGATGCAGGTTGCTATCGTCTTCTTTCTCGGCCAGGCCTTCACGCACGAGCTGAAGCTGTCCACGCGCACGGACCTACCCAACGTCTTTCTGGTCGACATCGCCGATAACGAACTACTCGGTCTACAGAGTCTGCTGAAGCAGCAGCCGGAGGTTCGCGGCACGCCGGAATTTGTTCCCGTGCTGTCCTCGCGCATCCTGTCGGTGGACGGGGTTCCAGCCGCTCAATTGAAGCTGAAGAACTTCCCTCAGCGCATGCTGCAAAGCATTACGCTCACCTGGTCGGAGACGCTCCCCGAGGGCACGACGGTGCTGCAGGGTAAGTTCTGGCAGCCTGGCGAAACGCGGGCGCAACTCGCCATCGGCGAACGTCACGCGGAACGCCTTGGTGTAAAGCTGCACTCGCACATCGTCTTCGCAGCCGGCAGCGACGCGGATCGACCGATCGATGCAGAGGTCTCAGCCATCGTTCGCTCCGACGGTCAGCACGCGTACTCGCGCGCCGAATTCATCCTGCCGCGCGCGCCGCTCGACGGCATTTCGGAGGTCTGGTACGGCGCGGTGCATTCCGACCCGAACCAGGTAGGCGAACTGCAACGGGCGTTGTACGCAAAGTATCCGACCGTCACCGTGATCAACGTGGCGCAGGCGTTTGAGCAGCTGCGGAAGATCCTTGTGCAGGTTCAGCTTGTGGTGCAGTTCCTTGCAGGTTTCTCCATCTTTGCCGGATTAGTCATTCTGGCATCAGCCGTGGCAGGCACGCGCTACCGCCGCGTGCGCGAGGTGGTTGTCCTGAAAACGCTCGGCGCTACCCGTTTGCGCATCGGATCCATCTTCACGATCGAATTCGCCGTGCTCGGCCTGGTCGCCGGCCTTGTCGGCCTGCTCTTCGCCAATCTCAGCACGCGGGCGCTGCTGCGCCAAATGGACCTGGGCTACCACCTGAACGCGGCCGAGAACCTCGGCATGTGGATCCTTGTCGCGCTGCTCACCGTGGCGACGGGATGGCTTGCAAGCTACCGCATTCTGGGCCAGAAACCACTGGAAGTATTGCGCGAAGAATAA
- a CDS encoding arylesterase: MSTTEQQAVDDGRPVIACFGDSLTAGYGVDAADSYPSRLQGLLDKAGYHYRVVNLGISGETTKDGLARVDRVLALHPAIAVVEFGGNDGLRGVPVASSRANLDAIVQRLKSSGTEVALAGITLPPQFGQAYIQEFNRTYHVVADKYSVPLYPFLLQGVWGVSGSIQQDGVHPTAQGCRQVAKNIFGFLQPMLKK, from the coding sequence ATGAGCACCACGGAACAACAGGCCGTCGATGACGGTCGCCCTGTGATCGCCTGCTTTGGCGACAGCCTGACTGCCGGCTACGGCGTAGACGCAGCCGACTCCTATCCGTCGCGCCTGCAAGGCCTGCTGGACAAGGCCGGGTATCACTACCGCGTGGTCAACTTGGGCATCAGTGGGGAAACCACGAAGGACGGTCTGGCGCGCGTCGACCGCGTACTCGCCTTGCATCCGGCCATCGCGGTGGTGGAGTTCGGCGGCAACGACGGTCTGCGCGGAGTGCCCGTTGCAAGTTCGCGAGCCAACCTGGACGCGATCGTTCAGCGACTGAAATCCAGCGGAACCGAAGTTGCGCTTGCCGGCATCACGCTGCCGCCGCAGTTCGGCCAGGCTTACATTCAGGAGTTCAACCGCACGTACCACGTGGTCGCAGACAAGTATTCCGTCCCGCTTTACCCGTTTCTGCTACAGGGCGTGTGGGGCGTGAGCGGAAGCATCCAGCAGGATGGGGTGCACCCCACTGCTCAGGGCTGCCGGCAGGTCGCGAAGAATATCTTCGGCTTTCTGCAGCCGATGCTGAAGAAATAG
- the truB gene encoding tRNA pseudouridine(55) synthase TruB, translating to MQAAPIHGLLILDKPAGLTSHDVVALARRATNERSIGHLGTLDPMATGVLPLLIGKWTRLASFFSTAEKLYTGTIRFGFSTDTFDAEGERMSEPEPLTRSLEELRALAEKFRGEIDQMPPVFSAKKIDGVPAYKLARQGKPVALKTSRITIHNFTLDALDGDTAEFSIHVSSGGYVRSVAHELGQLAGCGAHLSSLRRVQAGPFTLQQACTRDQLIDAVNHGNVRDLLLHPRTILPEFPAVAADESSLTKLRNGQAANLPEYSQSRMVKVFRGQTELAAICRRVAGTLFQPHLNLV from the coding sequence ATGCAAGCCGCTCCTATTCACGGTCTCCTGATTCTCGATAAGCCCGCGGGCCTCACCTCGCACGACGTGGTTGCGCTGGCCCGGCGCGCCACGAACGAGCGCTCCATCGGACACCTGGGAACGCTCGATCCCATGGCCACCGGCGTGCTCCCGCTTCTGATCGGCAAGTGGACGCGGCTGGCTTCGTTCTTCTCCACCGCAGAGAAGCTCTATACCGGCACCATCCGCTTCGGCTTCAGCACCGATACTTTCGACGCCGAGGGCGAGCGCATGAGCGAGCCGGAGCCGCTGACGCGCTCACTGGAAGAGCTACGCGCCCTAGCAGAGAAGTTTCGTGGAGAGATCGATCAGATGCCGCCGGTATTTTCGGCGAAGAAGATCGATGGCGTTCCCGCATACAAGCTTGCGCGGCAGGGCAAGCCCGTCGCTTTGAAGACATCACGCATCACCATCCATAACTTCACGCTCGATGCTTTGGACGGCGACACGGCCGAGTTCAGCATCCATGTGTCGTCCGGGGGTTACGTGCGTTCGGTGGCGCATGAACTGGGTCAGCTAGCCGGGTGCGGTGCGCACTTGAGCAGCCTGCGCAGGGTGCAGGCCGGACCCTTCACGCTGCAGCAGGCATGTACCCGCGACCAGTTGATCGACGCGGTGAACCACGGAAACGTGCGCGATCTCCTGCTTCACCCGAGGACAATCCTGCCGGAGTTCCCCGCCGTCGCAGCGGACGAGTCGTCTCTGACCAAACTGCGCAACGGACAGGCAGCGAACCTGCCGGAGTATTCGCAAAGCAGGATGGTTAAGGTGTTTCGCGGTCAAACGGAGCTGGCAGCGATATGCAGGCGCGTGGCCGGAACCCTGTTCCAGCCGCACCTCAACCTCGTGTAA
- a CDS encoding glycosyltransferase, whose amino-acid sequence MVDPEQQTASQEPEFTLRLDGSAPTHPASSLRSRSYVELEQDEADTHELSVLIPARNEAHNLPGCLASLIGQSGDGFQLGRHWHIFVIDDESSDDTLRIAQDVAGKHEGVHVLRAPQLQARRHGFTGKNAALWFGVNQPVARTAKWLLFTDADTLHEPGTTHRAVIEAERHGVAMLSYSPRQIAANVVQRALLPLVFSELATAYPPKLVNDPGSPIAAANGQFLLVQRAAYFSVGGHQAVADRVLEDVALARLLKRRHGIRLRYAPESVAARMYRTTGEMMAGWTKNLALLFPRPVWLAAARILDFVLLVGLPVLSLSLPWLLWQRAAFWVLWLRVILRYWTRTRRSGANAIDIALAVFALPLLALLLVRSWQQVGLAKQVSWKGREYPQ is encoded by the coding sequence ATGGTCGACCCGGAACAGCAAACAGCATCACAGGAGCCGGAGTTTACTTTGCGGCTGGATGGAAGTGCGCCCACGCACCCGGCATCCTCGCTGCGGTCGCGGTCCTATGTGGAGTTGGAGCAGGACGAGGCTGACACCCACGAGTTGTCCGTACTGATCCCGGCTCGCAACGAGGCGCATAATCTGCCAGGGTGCTTGGCATCGCTGATCGGACAGTCAGGCGACGGGTTTCAGTTGGGCCGGCACTGGCACATCTTTGTGATCGACGACGAATCGTCGGACGACACCCTACGCATTGCGCAGGATGTCGCAGGCAAGCACGAAGGAGTGCACGTCTTGCGCGCTCCGCAACTGCAGGCGAGACGGCACGGGTTCACCGGCAAGAATGCCGCCCTGTGGTTTGGAGTAAATCAGCCTGTGGCGCGGACGGCGAAGTGGCTGCTGTTCACCGATGCCGACACGCTGCATGAGCCTGGAACGACGCATCGGGCCGTGATCGAAGCGGAACGGCACGGCGTGGCGATGCTGAGCTACTCGCCGCGGCAGATCGCGGCCAACGTAGTGCAGCGCGCCCTTTTGCCTCTGGTGTTCTCAGAACTAGCGACGGCGTATCCACCAAAGCTCGTCAACGATCCTGGAAGTCCGATCGCCGCGGCAAACGGGCAGTTCCTGCTGGTGCAGAGGGCGGCTTACTTCAGCGTAGGCGGCCATCAGGCCGTTGCGGATCGCGTGTTGGAGGATGTGGCCCTGGCGCGTTTGCTGAAGCGCCGCCACGGCATTCGCCTGCGGTATGCGCCAGAAAGCGTGGCGGCGCGCATGTATCGCACCACAGGCGAGATGATGGCAGGCTGGACGAAGAACCTGGCCCTCTTGTTTCCGCGGCCGGTATGGCTGGCCGCGGCACGAATACTGGACTTCGTTCTTTTGGTAGGCCTGCCGGTGCTCAGCCTGTCGCTGCCGTGGCTGCTGTGGCAACGAGCAGCGTTCTGGGTCCTTTGGCTGCGAGTGATTCTGCGCTACTGGACACGGACACGCCGGTCAGGAGCAAATGCGATCGACATCGCGCTGGCCGTGTTTGCTCTGCCCCTACTCGCGCTGTTGCTGGTACGGTCCTGGCAGCAGGTCGGTCTCGCCAAGCAGGTTTCGTGGAAGGGAAGAGAGTACCCGCAGTAG
- a CDS encoding TlpA family protein disulfide reductase, translating to MLPSFRFVRRFAALVLPCALLVASGCNRGDHPQQVSQQAPDFVVRDGARTVRLQDYRGKTVVLNFWATWCAPCLDELPSLQQMQQQVPQVQVLAVSIDDDPVAYADFLKQYKLKLFSVRDGSEGANLRFGSIRVPETFVIDRNGVIRRKFVGPQDWTSPEIESFLTKL from the coding sequence GTGCTGCCCTCCTTCCGCTTCGTCCGCCGTTTCGCCGCGCTCGTGCTGCCATGTGCCCTGCTGGTTGCCAGCGGCTGCAACCGGGGCGACCACCCGCAACAGGTCTCGCAGCAAGCGCCGGATTTTGTGGTTCGCGACGGTGCGCGCACGGTCCGCCTGCAGGATTATCGGGGCAAGACGGTCGTCCTGAACTTCTGGGCCACATGGTGTGCGCCCTGCCTGGACGAGTTGCCGAGCCTGCAACAGATGCAGCAGCAGGTGCCGCAGGTGCAAGTGCTGGCGGTGTCCATCGATGACGACCCCGTGGCCTACGCCGATTTCCTGAAGCAATACAAGCTGAAGCTGTTCAGTGTGCGAGATGGATCCGAAGGCGCGAACCTCCGCTTCGGATCGATCCGCGTTCCAGAAACGTTTGTGATCGACCGCAACGGTGTCATTCGCCGGAAATTCGTCGGTCCGCAGGACTGGACGTCGCCCGAAATCGAGAGCTTCCTGACGAAGCTGTAG
- the xylB gene encoding xylulokinase, with protein MTTASAFLGIDCGTQGTKALLLQQDGKTLGRGYAKHDIIERANGAREQDPRWWVDALKTSVAAAMASHPNAAVQGIGISGQQHGLVVLDEANEVIRPAKLWNDTETAPQNEKLLTHFGGPEAWIERFGIVPRTGYTVSKLLWLKEVEPQNFARVRHILLPHEYLNLWLTGNLRAEYGDASGTGYFDPRSRKWIAEVLQWIDGGSGQLVSALPQLITPEDAVGKLRPEIADELGLPHDCLVASGGGDNMMGALGTGNVKQGVVTMSLGTSSTVYSYRDAPAEDRSGNVAPFCSSSGGWLPLVCTMNATNVVTQTVELIGSTVAALEPALQNTPPGADGLVWLPFLNGERTPDLPSARGTLLGVSANNYTQQHLIRAMVEGVSFGILAGLELILQGAAAQTVQLIGGGAKSAEWRQLLADATGATIQVPAEEEAGCLGAAIQAMYACGCAAGDGGSFQELADRYVRVDDSKTARPNPANRDLYRAAMRAYQDALHHQYPETAGSSAT; from the coding sequence ATGACAACGGCATCCGCGTTTCTGGGCATTGACTGCGGCACACAAGGAACCAAGGCGCTGCTGCTGCAGCAGGATGGCAAGACCCTGGGCCGCGGCTACGCCAAGCACGACATCATCGAGCGCGCCAATGGAGCGCGCGAGCAGGATCCGCGATGGTGGGTGGATGCGTTGAAAACGAGTGTGGCCGCTGCCATGGCCTCGCACCCGAACGCTGCTGTGCAGGGCATCGGCATCTCGGGTCAACAACACGGGCTGGTTGTGTTGGACGAAGCGAACGAGGTCATTCGTCCCGCCAAACTTTGGAACGACACGGAAACCGCGCCGCAGAATGAAAAGCTGCTGACCCACTTCGGTGGACCGGAAGCATGGATAGAGCGGTTCGGCATCGTCCCGCGAACGGGCTACACCGTAAGCAAGCTGCTTTGGCTGAAAGAGGTTGAGCCGCAGAACTTCGCGCGAGTGCGCCACATCCTCCTGCCGCATGAGTACTTGAACCTCTGGTTGACCGGAAACCTTCGTGCGGAATACGGCGACGCCTCCGGAACCGGGTACTTCGACCCGCGCAGCCGCAAGTGGATTGCCGAGGTGCTGCAGTGGATTGACGGAGGAAGCGGTCAGTTGGTCTCAGCACTGCCGCAGCTGATCACGCCGGAAGACGCCGTCGGCAAGCTCCGCCCCGAGATCGCGGACGAGCTTGGACTACCGCACGACTGCCTGGTTGCAAGCGGCGGTGGCGACAACATGATGGGAGCTCTGGGCACCGGCAACGTGAAACAGGGCGTGGTGACCATGAGCCTCGGAACATCGTCTACGGTGTACAGCTATCGCGACGCTCCCGCCGAGGATCGCAGCGGCAACGTTGCGCCCTTCTGCAGCAGCAGTGGCGGGTGGCTGCCGCTGGTCTGCACGATGAACGCGACCAACGTGGTCACACAAACAGTGGAACTGATCGGCAGCACTGTAGCCGCTCTGGAACCCGCATTGCAGAACACACCGCCCGGCGCCGATGGCCTGGTGTGGCTTCCATTTCTGAATGGCGAGCGCACCCCCGACCTGCCCTCCGCACGCGGCACGCTGCTGGGCGTCTCAGCAAACAACTACACGCAACAGCACCTGATCCGCGCCATGGTGGAAGGCGTCAGCTTCGGCATCCTCGCAGGCTTGGAGCTGATCCTGCAAGGCGCCGCTGCGCAAACCGTACAACTGATCGGTGGCGGCGCGAAGTCGGCCGAATGGCGGCAACTGCTGGCGGATGCAACGGGCGCAACGATTCAGGTGCCTGCGGAGGAAGAAGCAGGCTGCCTCGGTGCCGCCATTCAGGCGATGTACGCGTGCGGCTGCGCCGCGGGAGACGGCGGTTCGTTTCAGGAGTTGGCCGACCGCTATGTGCGCGTGGATGATTCCAAGACGGCGAGGCCGAACCCTGCGAACCGTGATCTCTACCGTGCAGCCATGCGCGCTTACCAGGATGCACTTCACCACCAGTATCCGGAGACGGCAGGCAGCAGCGCAACATAG
- a CDS encoding ABC transporter ATP-binding protein — MSSTPSIRVSNLIKTIRNGSRTVEILRGISFDVTAGEFVAMVGASGSGKSTLLGLLAGLDTPTSGNVNLNGTEISYLKEDDLAAVRGRLIGFVFQSYQLIPTLTALENVLLPYELNSKGQEREGLERARGLLDAVGLADRGDHYPVQLSGGEQQRVALARAFVLRPPIVLADEPTGNLDSRNGAQVMDLLLNLNRKEGTTLVLVTHDPAVAAHASRTLTIRDGALVSDQRNDAFPGSTSTNPRFG, encoded by the coding sequence GTGAGTTCCACGCCAAGCATCCGCGTTTCCAACCTGATCAAGACCATCCGCAACGGTTCCCGAACGGTCGAAATCCTTCGGGGCATCAGCTTTGACGTGACGGCCGGCGAGTTCGTCGCCATGGTCGGCGCGTCGGGCTCCGGCAAAAGCACGCTGCTCGGTCTGCTGGCCGGGCTCGACACACCCACCAGCGGCAACGTCAATCTGAACGGAACCGAGATCAGCTACCTGAAAGAGGACGATCTTGCAGCCGTCCGGGGCCGTCTGATCGGCTTTGTCTTCCAGAGTTACCAGTTAATCCCCACGTTGACCGCGCTGGAAAACGTGTTGCTGCCCTACGAACTGAACAGCAAGGGTCAGGAGCGCGAAGGCCTGGAACGTGCCCGGGGCCTGCTGGATGCAGTGGGTCTTGCGGATCGCGGAGATCATTATCCTGTTCAGCTCTCCGGCGGCGAACAGCAGCGGGTCGCCCTGGCACGCGCGTTTGTTCTGCGTCCGCCCATCGTGCTGGCCGACGAGCCTACCGGCAACCTGGACTCGCGCAACGGCGCGCAGGTGATGGACCTCCTGCTGAACCTGAACCGGAAGGAAGGAACCACGCTTGTGCTGGTCACGCACGACCCTGCCGTTGCTGCGCACGCGTCTCGCACGCTGACCATACGCGATGGCGCGTTGGTTTCCGATCAGCGCAATGACGCCTTCCCAGGGAGCACCAGCACTAATCCGAGGTTCGGCTGA